A window from Marinagarivorans cellulosilyticus encodes these proteins:
- a CDS encoding tyrosine-type recombinase/integrase, whose translation MNKRETRKFDQLYTKFLRELKLQGYSEVTIDAYTRGIRRVAEYFDQCPDARLDKDDLKQYFADLLKTHSWSTIKLDRNALTHYWKRVLDVEWDWVLITKPPKVKTLPDILSTNEINRLIGEFHKTQYAVFCFTAYSMGLRISEALGLSVSDIDREHNRVHVRLGKGKKDRYVELPDATYHVLRAFWATHRHPKWIFPSQQKNKPNSPMDRGSVQRAVREAAKTAGIHKRITAHTMRHCYATHLIEAGLPLTTVQRLMGHEDPRTTALYIQLTKTIQQDATKTINTMANKINIPDSLRGKK comes from the coding sequence ATGAACAAACGAGAAACCCGCAAATTCGATCAACTATACACCAAATTCCTTCGCGAATTAAAGCTACAAGGTTACTCTGAGGTCACTATTGACGCCTACACCAGAGGCATACGTCGTGTCGCCGAATATTTTGATCAGTGTCCCGATGCTCGCCTTGATAAAGATGACCTCAAGCAGTACTTTGCCGATCTACTGAAAACCCACTCTTGGAGCACTATTAAACTCGATCGCAATGCGCTAACTCATTACTGGAAACGAGTTCTGGATGTAGAATGGGATTGGGTGCTGATTACAAAACCACCCAAAGTGAAAACGCTCCCCGACATTCTATCCACCAATGAGATTAACCGGCTGATTGGCGAGTTTCACAAAACCCAGTATGCGGTATTTTGTTTTACCGCATACTCCATGGGCTTGCGCATCAGCGAAGCGCTTGGGTTAAGCGTTTCTGATATTGATCGTGAGCACAACCGCGTGCATGTTCGCCTAGGCAAAGGTAAAAAAGATCGATACGTTGAACTACCTGACGCAACGTATCACGTATTGCGCGCATTTTGGGCAACCCACCGACACCCCAAATGGATTTTTCCTAGCCAACAGAAAAATAAGCCTAACTCCCCCATGGATCGCGGCAGCGTACAACGCGCAGTGCGCGAAGCGGCGAAAACGGCGGGTATTCATAAACGCATCACTGCGCACACTATGCGGCACTGTTATGCCACCCACCTAATTGAGGCTGGACTTCCCCTCACCACGGTACAACGGCTAATGGGCCACGAGGATCCTCGCACTACCGCACTCTACATTCAACTAACAAAAACCATTCAGCAAGACGCCACCAAAACCATTAACACAATGGCCAATAAAATTAATATCCCTGATAGCTTGCGAGGTAAAAAATGA
- a CDS encoding transposase — protein sequence MTKPRKLIMSLDQTSWYHCYCRAVRRGWLFGEDSLTGKDYSHRKVWVTDKLAELGDIFAIDVAAYAVMSNHYHLVLHMDKPKVDGWSDKTVIRRWMKLFKGHDLTLKVLNNKVLSQAEQWKADELIAEWRSRLCDISWFMRCLNEHIARLANAEDKCTGRFWEGRFKSQALLDEQAIITCMAYVDLNPVRAGMAELPETSDFTAIQQRIQSLNKPAKTAKDKDKKPVRLANFCKPPKKNHLPTADSADQGQRSTGVIPFYWRDYLELIDWTGRAILPNKSGAIALASPKILQRLEIGVDDWLENMPRIEKDFHHCIGRCDSIKPCAEKLDQCWVKGLGAARRLFGC from the coding sequence GTGACTAAGCCCAGAAAGTTAATCATGTCGTTGGATCAAACCTCTTGGTACCACTGCTATTGTAGGGCGGTGCGTCGTGGTTGGCTATTTGGGGAGGATAGTTTAACAGGTAAGGATTATTCGCATCGTAAGGTGTGGGTAACGGATAAATTAGCTGAACTAGGCGATATTTTTGCGATAGATGTGGCGGCTTATGCGGTTATGTCAAATCACTACCACCTTGTGCTGCATATGGATAAGCCCAAGGTCGATGGTTGGAGTGATAAGACTGTTATTCGCCGTTGGATGAAGCTGTTTAAAGGCCATGACTTAACGCTTAAAGTCTTGAATAATAAAGTGTTAAGCCAAGCCGAACAGTGGAAGGCCGACGAATTAATTGCTGAGTGGCGCAGTCGATTATGCGACATTAGCTGGTTTATGCGTTGTTTAAATGAACATATCGCACGACTCGCAAACGCGGAAGATAAATGTACTGGCCGTTTTTGGGAGGGCCGCTTTAAAAGCCAGGCTTTACTCGACGAGCAGGCGATTATTACCTGCATGGCATATGTCGATTTAAACCCTGTGCGCGCTGGCATGGCGGAGCTGCCAGAAACCAGTGACTTTACGGCCATTCAACAGCGCATTCAGTCTTTGAATAAACCCGCTAAAACAGCTAAAGATAAAGATAAAAAGCCCGTTAGGTTGGCCAATTTCTGTAAACCACCTAAAAAGAATCACCTTCCCACTGCCGATTCTGCAGACCAAGGGCAGCGTTCTACAGGTGTTATTCCCTTTTACTGGCGCGATTATCTTGAGCTCATCGACTGGACGGGGCGAGCTATTCTGCCCAATAAGAGTGGCGCCATCGCACTTGCATCGCCTAAAATATTACAGCGTCTAGAAATTGGCGTGGATGACTGGCTAGAAAATATGCCCCGTATTGAAAAAGACTTTCATCACTGTATTGGCCGCTGTGATTCCATAAAACCTTGTGCAGAAAAGCTTGATCAATGCTGGGTTAAAGGATTAGGCGCTGCCCGGCGATTGTTTGGTTGTTAG
- a CDS encoding IS91 family transposase translates to MNLANIIEQFRRPFLEKYGHQLLPSHLRALDAITACKKHCGHFTCECTHCQSRQQHPLSCGHRSCPQCQNNSATDWLNRQKQKLIPADYFMVTLTLPDQLRHLAFHNQHRLYSLLFECAVDTLKTLGLDTRHMGGDIGMTAVLHTHTRRLEYHPHLHVVIPGAALINRGKAFKRSDSNYLIHGDVIAKMFRGKILYALHEECFELPNNIPEKWVVNVKHVGKGLPALQYLSRYLYKGVISQKNITHSDEQTVTFRYKDSQTNQNATRTLAGEDFIWKLLTHILPRRFRRVRDYGFLHHNAKKKLTFIQYLLGIKLPMLVEKIKPMIRCWQCQQPSRIIDIQPKRIPINFRFMKTT, encoded by the coding sequence ATGAACCTCGCCAACATTATCGAACAATTTCGACGGCCCTTTTTAGAAAAATACGGACATCAATTACTACCCAGCCATTTACGCGCGCTTGATGCGATAACCGCCTGTAAAAAACATTGCGGGCACTTTACCTGTGAATGCACACACTGCCAGAGCAGGCAACAACATCCGCTTAGCTGCGGCCATCGCAGTTGCCCACAATGCCAAAATAATTCAGCGACCGACTGGCTAAACCGCCAAAAACAAAAGTTAATTCCTGCTGATTATTTCATGGTGACACTCACCTTGCCCGATCAGTTACGTCACTTAGCGTTTCACAATCAACATAGGCTTTATAGCCTGCTCTTCGAGTGTGCCGTGGATACACTAAAAACACTCGGGTTAGATACGCGGCACATGGGCGGGGATATTGGCATGACTGCGGTTTTGCATACGCACACGCGAAGGCTTGAATACCATCCGCATTTGCATGTCGTTATTCCCGGTGCGGCATTAATCAATAGAGGAAAGGCCTTTAAGCGTAGTGATTCAAACTATCTTATTCATGGCGATGTTATCGCCAAAATGTTTCGAGGTAAAATTCTCTATGCGCTGCACGAAGAGTGCTTTGAGCTGCCGAATAACATACCTGAAAAATGGGTGGTTAATGTCAAACATGTTGGCAAAGGCCTACCGGCTCTGCAATATCTCTCGCGCTACCTTTACAAAGGTGTGATTAGCCAGAAAAACATTACGCATTCTGACGAGCAGACCGTGACATTCAGATATAAAGATAGCCAAACGAATCAAAATGCAACCCGCACACTGGCGGGTGAGGATTTTATCTGGAAGTTACTTACGCATATTCTACCGAGACGATTTCGGCGAGTGCGAGATTATGGTTTTTTACATCACAACGCCAAAAAGAAGCTGACGTTTATCCAATATTTACTCGGTATAAAATTGCCCATGCTAGTCGAGAAAATAAAACCCATGATTCGATGCTGGCAATGCCAGCAGCCCAGCCGAATCATCGATATTCAACCTAAACGTATACCTATAAATTTTCGCTTTATGAAAACAACCTAG
- a CDS encoding DUF3010 family protein produces MSFTMIVCGVEIKSNEAVVCLLTYSDGVFSLPDCRATRVPLASNNGAEPLKAFQSTFAKLMEDYKVARVVIRERHLKGKFAGSTVGFKLEAAIQLLDGSPGLNGEPLIVDTFSPSEIKTALSAYPMPVRFEDTELKAFQEAAFTVAYAYLVADEEGED; encoded by the coding sequence GTGAGTTTTACCATGATTGTATGCGGCGTAGAAATTAAGTCGAACGAGGCCGTTGTGTGCCTGCTAACCTATTCGGATGGCGTATTTAGCCTGCCCGATTGCCGCGCAACACGGGTGCCTTTGGCCAGCAATAATGGCGCCGAGCCATTAAAGGCATTCCAATCGACTTTTGCCAAGTTAATGGAGGATTACAAGGTTGCCCGCGTTGTTATTCGCGAGCGCCACCTAAAAGGCAAATTTGCTGGTAGTACTGTAGGTTTTAAATTAGAGGCCGCCATTCAGTTACTGGATGGCTCGCCAGGTTTAAACGGCGAACCCTTAATAGTTGATACCTTCTCCCCGTCCGAAATTAAAACCGCACTTAGCGCTTACCCCATGCCCGTGCGCTTTGAAGATACCGAATTAAAAGCGTTTCAGGAAGCAGCCTTTACGGTGGCTTACGCTTATTTGGTGGCAGACGAGGAAGGCGAGGACTAG
- a CDS encoding DUF4238 domain-containing protein translates to MPEKKNQHLVPACYLKNFEADVAKMQKLNPNFSRGVYVNNNRLSDKWRLKSVNNNIFTKSYYYTLHDDDVRQPIIENFLSKVEGDYAKYSSQVIGGNINNENLSFLSYFVTLQFIRVDKFIGSVQGSWNKVAGWMDDFEGTDHYKDALKDIVKRMLPEVDLGGIVHPYAKILLNKTNFPFITSDSPVVRKDMNITDAYKIIPRRYLRNTTNESKEYPCFFLPLSPNLAYISLELIEHSNELVYSYEDLENIFYLNYNTIINSHELVYSPIEEPMKAERELSEYLSRKVATFVKIYTETKRIIEGGAIVANE, encoded by the coding sequence ATGCCTGAAAAAAAGAACCAACATTTAGTTCCAGCATGTTATCTAAAGAATTTTGAAGCTGATGTTGCAAAAATGCAAAAGCTAAACCCAAATTTCTCTCGTGGTGTTTATGTAAATAACAATAGACTTTCCGATAAGTGGAGGCTGAAATCCGTCAATAATAATATCTTTACGAAATCATATTATTATACGTTACATGATGATGACGTTAGACAGCCAATAATCGAGAATTTTTTATCAAAAGTTGAAGGCGATTATGCCAAATATAGTAGTCAAGTAATAGGTGGTAACATCAATAACGAAAATCTATCATTCTTATCTTATTTTGTAACTCTACAGTTTATAAGAGTTGATAAGTTTATTGGTAGTGTTCAAGGCTCTTGGAATAAAGTCGCTGGCTGGATGGATGACTTTGAGGGTACGGATCATTACAAAGATGCACTAAAAGATATTGTGAAAAGAATGCTGCCTGAAGTCGACCTTGGAGGTATAGTTCATCCTTATGCTAAAATTCTCTTGAACAAAACCAATTTCCCATTTATAACATCGGATAGTCCTGTCGTAAGGAAGGATATGAATATCACCGATGCATATAAAATAATACCACGGCGCTATTTGAGAAACACTACAAACGAAAGTAAAGAGTACCCATGTTTTTTCCTACCTTTAAGCCCCAATCTGGCATATATATCCCTTGAATTAATTGAACATTCAAATGAATTGGTTTATTCCTATGAAGACTTGGAGAATATATTTTACTTGAATTACAACACAATCATAAATTCACACGAACTTGTTTACTCACCGATTGAAGAGCCAATGAAAGCTGAGCGTGAGTTATCGGAGTACCTATCTAGAAAAGTTGCAACTTTTGTAAAAATATATACAGAGACAAAACGTATAATTGAGGGTGGCGCTATTGTGGCCAATGAATAA
- a CDS encoding DUF4288 domain-containing protein → MDDQSIPGRNKSPYGWWVATIIERFQFDDEDLDNMRRRCRAFSNVVILKADDREHAYRKAIEYGKCGIEDKSDWSNGKGRKGRWIFEGLSSLIPVYDELDPNGTEILFDDDDGITVGRVKSWIRKKEELEAFDDTE, encoded by the coding sequence ATGGATGACCAGAGTATCCCTGGTAGAAACAAAAGCCCATACGGTTGGTGGGTCGCAACAATTATAGAGAGATTTCAATTTGATGATGAGGATCTTGACAATATGCGTAGGCGCTGTCGAGCCTTTTCAAATGTTGTGATATTAAAAGCTGACGATAGAGAGCATGCTTATCGCAAGGCCATAGAATATGGAAAGTGTGGTATCGAGGATAAAAGTGACTGGTCAAATGGCAAAGGTCGTAAAGGTCGCTGGATATTCGAGGGGTTAAGCAGTCTTATACCTGTCTATGATGAGCTTGACCCTAATGGTACCGAAATACTGTTTGATGATGACGATGGTATAACTGTTGGTAGAGTTAAGTCTTGGATTCGTAAAAAAGAAGAGCTCGAGGCTTTTGATGACACTGAATAA
- a CDS encoding integron integrase, protein MITDIRPPLPSQPTRFMDQLRAFIRSKQMAYTTEKSYCRWMADYIRFHRMQHPKDLNDQAIDEYLSHLVLKRNLAINTQKSALNAIVFVYTQFLKITVGKLDFVPSNRPRTIPTVFSHQEAVAVINALTGQYQLMARILYGSGLRISEGCRLRIQDVDFGNNCIVVRDGKGLKWRRTLLPESIKPALKEQIESALLIHRQDLTNGLGAVYLPHSLDKKYPNAAKSPAWQYIFPAQKRSLDPRSNIVRRHHISDQQVQRQVRVAIDQAGIYKKAGSQLKLLLRFYHDLHPCRPHTLVTVSPRRAGMH, encoded by the coding sequence ATGATAACTGACATCCGCCCTCCTCTCCCCAGCCAACCCACCCGCTTTATGGATCAACTGCGCGCTTTTATCCGCAGCAAACAGATGGCTTACACCACAGAAAAGAGTTATTGCCGCTGGATGGCAGATTACATACGTTTTCACAGAATGCAGCACCCCAAGGATCTTAACGATCAGGCCATTGACGAGTACTTAAGCCACCTTGTATTAAAACGAAACTTAGCGATTAACACTCAGAAATCGGCCCTTAACGCCATTGTCTTTGTGTACACTCAATTTTTAAAGATAACCGTTGGGAAGTTAGATTTTGTGCCTAGTAACCGACCACGCACAATACCCACCGTGTTTTCTCACCAAGAGGCGGTTGCAGTCATCAATGCCTTAACGGGACAGTACCAGCTGATGGCTAGAATTTTGTATGGCAGCGGGCTAAGGATATCGGAAGGTTGTCGTTTGCGGATTCAGGATGTGGACTTTGGCAATAATTGCATCGTAGTCCGTGACGGTAAAGGCCTAAAATGGCGCCGCACTTTGTTGCCAGAATCCATAAAGCCGGCACTGAAGGAGCAGATAGAATCGGCTCTGCTTATTCACCGGCAGGATTTAACCAATGGTTTGGGCGCGGTCTACTTACCCCACTCATTAGATAAAAAATATCCCAACGCCGCTAAATCGCCCGCATGGCAATACATTTTTCCGGCACAAAAACGCTCACTAGACCCGCGTAGCAACATCGTGCGCCGCCATCACATTAGCGACCAACAAGTACAACGACAGGTCAGGGTGGCTATTGACCAGGCCGGCATCTACAAAAAAGCCGGTTCTCAATTAAAACTGCTCCTGCGTTTTTATCATGACCTACATCCCTGTAGGCCTCATACATTAGTCACAGTTTCGCCACGACGTGCAGGGATGCACTAA
- a CDS encoding ISL3 family transposase yields the protein MSLNISSKILSLPGQRVKQVQHDLALQRLTIHCKRDRRYRAIDPSSNEAANINRYLRRTIRDVPLCGFECYLEVELAQVVTTCGRRLMEACEFVDTGNRYTQRFCQLVSGLCRHMSISTVSRHLKLRWETVKNMDKFHLEKTLPALNPEKLIDLKYLGVDEVARAKGHDYMTVIYDMESGHLIGVETGRKAEVLTAFLKRLPAQTAENIEAVAMDMGPAYQKSVRECLPNADIVFDRFHVMQNYSKAMSNQRRIEFRKADRAGKEQLKGTHYLLLKNADKLNDKQANKLQTLLENNSNINTLYILKEQLQALWNAGNYDAMMNALEQWCDIAEQTNMLYLKKFAKSLRKHSVGICNYGKHGLTSARIEAGNVSIGMIRKRARGIKDTEYFKLKIRQSSMPDEQSMFYGSH from the coding sequence ATGAGCCTTAACATCTCCAGCAAAATTTTGAGCCTTCCTGGTCAGCGTGTCAAACAAGTTCAGCATGACTTGGCCCTGCAAAGATTGACTATACACTGCAAGCGAGACCGTCGTTATAGAGCGATTGACCCGTCAAGTAATGAGGCGGCCAACATCAACCGATACTTGCGCAGAACGATCCGTGATGTCCCTTTGTGTGGCTTCGAGTGCTATTTGGAAGTTGAGCTCGCTCAAGTTGTGACGACTTGCGGTAGGCGTCTAATGGAGGCTTGCGAATTTGTCGATACAGGCAATCGCTATACTCAAAGATTTTGCCAGTTGGTGAGCGGATTGTGTCGCCATATGAGTATCAGCACGGTCAGTCGGCACCTAAAGCTACGATGGGAAACGGTGAAAAATATGGATAAATTTCACCTAGAGAAAACGTTGCCTGCACTTAATCCTGAAAAATTAATTGACTTAAAATATCTTGGGGTCGATGAAGTCGCTAGAGCCAAAGGCCATGATTATATGACGGTGATTTATGACATGGAATCCGGTCATTTAATTGGCGTTGAGACAGGCCGTAAAGCCGAGGTGTTGACAGCGTTTCTAAAGCGCTTACCAGCACAAACCGCTGAAAACATAGAGGCGGTAGCCATGGATATGGGGCCAGCCTATCAAAAATCGGTACGCGAATGCTTGCCTAATGCTGACATTGTTTTCGATCGGTTTCATGTGATGCAAAACTACAGTAAAGCCATGAGCAATCAGCGTAGGATCGAGTTCAGAAAGGCGGATCGCGCAGGCAAAGAGCAGCTTAAAGGTACCCACTACCTGTTGTTAAAAAATGCCGACAAGTTAAATGATAAACAAGCCAATAAACTCCAGACATTGCTCGAAAATAATTCCAATATCAATACACTTTATATACTCAAAGAGCAGCTCCAAGCTTTGTGGAATGCAGGGAATTATGACGCCATGATGAATGCATTGGAGCAGTGGTGCGACATCGCGGAACAGACGAATATGCTCTATCTCAAGAAATTTGCAAAGTCACTAAGGAAGCATAGCGTAGGCATTTGTAACTACGGAAAACACGGGCTGACTAGCGCCAGAATTGAAGCCGGCAATGTCAGCATTGGCATGATTCGCAAGCGAGCAAGAGGCATCAAGGATACCGAGTACTTCAAGCTAAAAATAAGGCAATCATCGATGCCTGACGAGCAATCCATGTTCTATGGAAGCCACTAG
- a CDS encoding ISL3 family transposase: MSLNISSKILSLPGQRVKQVQHDLALQRLTIHCERDRRYRAIDPSSNEAANINRYLRRTIRDVPLCGFECYLEVELAQVVTTCGRRLMEACEFVDTGNRYTQRFCQLVSGLCRHMSISTVSRHLKLRWETVKNMDKFHLEKTLPALNPEKLIDLKYLGVDEVARAKGHDYMTVIYDMESGHLIGVETGRKAEVLTAFLKRLPAQTAENIEAVAMDMGPAYQKSVRECLPNADIVFDRFHVMQNYSKAMSNQRRIEFRKADRAGKEQLKGTHYLLLKNADKLNDKQANKLQTLLENNSNINTLYILKEQLQALWNAGNYDAMMNALEQWCDIAEQTNMLYLKKFAKSLRKHSVGICNYGKHGLTSARIEAGNVSIGMIRKRARGIKDTEYFKLKIRQSSMPDEQSMFYGSH; encoded by the coding sequence ATGAGCCTTAACATCTCCAGCAAAATTTTGAGCCTTCCTGGTCAGCGTGTCAAACAAGTTCAGCATGACTTGGCCCTGCAAAGATTGACTATACACTGCGAGCGAGACCGTCGTTATAGAGCGATTGACCCGTCAAGTAATGAGGCGGCCAACATCAACCGATACTTGCGCAGAACGATCCGTGATGTCCCTTTGTGTGGCTTCGAGTGCTATTTGGAAGTTGAGCTCGCTCAAGTTGTGACGACTTGCGGTAGGCGTCTAATGGAGGCTTGCGAATTTGTCGATACAGGCAATCGCTATACTCAAAGATTTTGCCAGTTGGTGAGCGGATTGTGTCGCCATATGAGTATCAGCACGGTCAGTCGGCACCTAAAGCTACGATGGGAAACGGTGAAAAATATGGATAAATTTCACCTAGAGAAAACGTTGCCTGCACTTAATCCTGAAAAATTAATTGACTTAAAATATCTTGGGGTCGATGAAGTCGCTAGAGCCAAAGGCCATGATTATATGACGGTGATTTATGACATGGAATCCGGTCATTTAATTGGCGTTGAGACAGGCCGTAAAGCCGAGGTGTTGACAGCGTTTCTAAAGCGCTTACCAGCACAAACCGCTGAAAACATAGAGGCGGTAGCCATGGATATGGGGCCAGCCTATCAAAAATCGGTACGCGAATGCTTGCCTAATGCTGACATTGTTTTCGATCGGTTTCATGTGATGCAAAACTACAGTAAAGCCATGAGCAATCAGCGTAGGATCGAGTTCAGAAAGGCGGATCGCGCAGGCAAAGAGCAGCTTAAAGGTACCCACTACCTGTTGTTAAAAAATGCCGACAAGTTAAATGATAAACAAGCCAATAAACTCCAGACATTGCTCGAAAATAATTCCAATATCAATACACTTTATATACTCAAAGAGCAGCTCCAAGCTTTGTGGAATGCAGGGAATTATGACGCCATGATGAATGCATTGGAGCAGTGGTGCGACATCGCGGAACAGACGAATATGCTCTATCTCAAGAAATTTGCAAAGTCACTAAGGAAGCATAGCGTAGGCATTTGTAACTACGGAAAACACGGGCTGACTAGCGCCAGAATTGAAGCCGGCAATGTCAGCATTGGCATGATTCGCAAGCGAGCAAGAGGCATCAAGGATACCGAGTACTTCAAGCTAAAAATAAGGCAATCATCGATGCCTGACGAGCAATCCATGTTCTATGGAAGCCACTAG
- a CDS encoding GNAT family N-acetyltransferase has product MNYSSSDDIEKSLDLTEQLMLGYYREYDLVWDRNKRRELLSSAEHYHISDGNIFVGFFAFFKNDDHIYVCDLQLTPEHQNKGVGSAVMQHIISIASSFGLMSIKLALLRFSEVI; this is encoded by the coding sequence ATGAACTACTCCTCTTCCGATGATATTGAAAAATCGCTAGACTTAACTGAGCAATTAATGCTTGGCTATTACAGAGAATATGATCTTGTTTGGGATAGAAACAAGCGCAGAGAACTTTTAAGCTCAGCAGAGCATTATCACATCTCGGATGGAAATATTTTTGTTGGTTTCTTTGCGTTTTTCAAAAATGATGATCATATCTATGTTTGTGATCTGCAATTAACACCAGAGCATCAAAATAAGGGTGTGGGCAGTGCTGTAATGCAGCATATTATTAGTATTGCGTCATCATTCGGTTTAATGTCTATAAAATTGGCTCTTCTCCGCTTTAGTGAGGTGATCTAG